A single region of the Fusarium keratoplasticum isolate Fu6.1 chromosome 7, whole genome shotgun sequence genome encodes:
- a CDS encoding Zn(2)-C6 fungal-type domain-containing protein: protein MESNRVRKPRQGHRKSRNGCAICKKRHIKCDERRPVCGHCEISERDCYYIVPKKAKMGASPYEKELTTSAWLETASTSRDPEFPASPNLHDIESDELFTFEHLQLLYNIQEHMTSWMMVPDLLKPLANGYVNAALKTPYLMNQLLALSAMHLSTVHQESSNHYTSTANHLRHRGLRGFNKELDDTSQSNATSQFFFASLLALHYFAETISGDKEQEFPTTLRHMLEYFRLHRGARVLSDRAHPTLMGSSVVGWLITAVEESKKETRTPSESCAILATMLQASDLNEESLEACEGARESLDLVHRWIQGPNGWGVHALLGWSNLIPLRFLSLLEKQTPEALVILAHYAVLMHRFRGFWCFGNVGKRLVNGISGLLATYWVDWLPTLDDE, encoded by the coding sequence ATGGAATCCAACCGCGTTCGAAAGCCGCGCCAAGGTCATCGCAAGTCGCGCAATGGCTGTGCAATTTGCAAGAAGCGCCACATCAAATGCGACGAGCGACGTCCCGTTTGCGGCCATTGCGAGATATCCGAGAGGGACTGCTACTACATTGTGCCtaagaaggccaagatgggAGCTTCTCCATACGAAAAAGAGCTCACCACTTCGGCATGGCTTGAGACTGCATCCACGTCGAGAGACCCGGAATTTCCAGCGTCACCGAATCTGCACGACATCGAATCCGATGAGCTTTTTACCTTTGAACATTTACAGCTTCTGTACAACATCCAGGAACATATGACGAGTTGGATGATGGTGCCAGATTTACTGAAGCCTCTCGCCAATGGCTACGTCAATGCCGCTTTGAAGACACCATACCTCATGAACCAACTACTGGCCCTATCCGCAATGCACCTTAGCACCGTCCACCAAGAATCCTCAAACCATTACACAAGTACGGCGAATCACCTCCGACACCGAGGACTGCGCGGCTTCAATAAGGAGCTCGACGATACCTCCCAGTCGAACGCGACATCACAGTTCTTCTTTGCTTCGTTGCTGGCACTACACTACTTCGCCGAGACCATAAGCGGTGATAAAGAACAGGAATTCCCCACCACTCTTCGGCATATGCTGGAATACTTTCGTCTCCATCGTGGAGCGCGAGTGCTAAGCGATCGAGCACACCCAACCCTTATGGGTTCATCGGTAGTGGGATGGCTTATCACTGCGGTGGAGGAAAGCAAGAAGGAAACACGCACCCCGTCAGAATCTTGCGCTATTCTAGCAACAATGCTCCAGGCCTCAGATTTGAACGAAGAGTCACTTGAGGCTTGCGAAGGAGCGAGGGAGTCCCTCGACCTCGTACATCGATGGATTCAAGGTCCCAATGGGTGGGGCGTACACGCGCTGCTCGGCTGGTCGAACCTCATCCCGCTGCGATTCCTCAGTCTGTTGGAAAAACAGACTCCCGAGGCTCTTGTAATTCTAGCCCATTACGCCGTGTTGATGCATCGTTTTCGGGGCTTCTGGTGTTTTGGAAATGTGGGAAAACGGCTGGTAAATGGTATCTCTGGTCTGCTCGCGACGTACTGGGTGGATTGGCTTCCCACGCTTGATGACGAATGA
- a CDS encoding C2H2-type domain-containing protein encodes MVFLTLSRQEMDSQKSPSERTPAHAGQMSADEDWMSWLPEHEVGYLGTASGPDEAQDNAANLENTTIHGILNTQSHSSTSIGAVDDISNLYPDPLQLATDPWQRVFQTDDPDSTALSCSSDHIISHDLSYRPELPASLPYTDDVASTSQTPFSAEAGARSDSSVGSWDSFTSSPSASRRRRRRRQPARSKKVREGETEPRRYQCTFCTDTFKTKHDWQRHETTMHLSLEQWQCSKFGPVLQEPDGRVYCVFCRQPDPLPEHHQVHNYAACIAQPEEARQFHRKDHLRQHLRLFHRGCNFNDSMKNWLSSIDDVKSRCGFCDARMDTWVERQKHLAVHFRTGSDMREWKGDRGFEQKIDDLVENDMPVFLIGTQRHTMEPFSASRADHRMDSSENVFGPLSSDEVSPGVADSTPSNRDETSAHSYRQIERLLLKHVSDEISQGRVPSDRQLQRKMSEMMYGPDNAWDQTWADNPQWLDMFRRKAGLISLPLSGGKNAFVGFDEV; translated from the exons atggtcttcttgaccttgtcacGGCAGGAAATGGACTCCCAAAAATCTCCGTCCGAAAGAACCCCTGCTCATGCCGGTCAGATGTCTGCCGACGAAGACTGGATGTCATGGCTTCCGGAGCACGAGGTGGGGTACCTCGGGACTGCGAGTGGTCCAGACGAGGCCCAGGATAACGCAGCCAACCTTGAGAATACAACTATTCATGGCATTCTCAACACTCAGTCTCACAGCAGCACGTCCATTGGCGCCGTTGACGACATATCCAACTTGTATCCCGACCCTCTACAGCTAGCAACCGACCCATGGCAAAG GGTATTCCAAACTGACGATCCGGATTCAACAGCTCTGTCATGTTCATCTGACCACATCATCTCCCACGACTTATCATATCGACCCGAACTACCCGCCAGCTTGCCTTATACTGACGATGTGGCGAGCACATCGCAGACACCCTTCAGTGCAGAAGCCGGAGCCCGCTCCGACTCGTCAGTTGGGTCTTGGGATTCCTTTACTTCATCACCCTCGGCTTCGCGGAGAAGGCGTAGGAGAAGGCAACCTGCAAGGTCAAAAAAGGTTAGAGAAGGGGAAACAGAGCCCAGAAGGTACCAATGCACGTTTTGTACAGATACCTTCAAGACGAAACATGACTGGCAACGACACGAAACAACTATGCATTTAAGTCTGGAACAGTGGCA ATGTTCCAAGTTTGGCCCGGTACTGCAGGAGCCAGATGGACGTGTATACTGCGTCTTTTGCCGCCAACCCGACCCTTTACCCGAGCACCACCAAGTACACAACTATGCCGCCTGCATAGCGCAaccagaagaagcccgccaaTTTCATCGCAAAGATCATCTTCGACAGCACCTCCGTCTCTTCCATCGTGGATGCAACTTCAACGACTCGATGAAAAACTGGCTTTCGTCCATTGACGATGTCAAGTCTCGGTGCGGCTTCTGCGATGCGCGCATGGATACTTGGGTTGAGAGGCAGAAACACTTGGCGGTGCATTTTCGTACTGGCTCAGATATGAGGGAGTGGAAGGGTGACAGAGGTTTTGAGCAAAAGAttgatgatcttgttgagaaTGACATGCCAGTGTTCCTCATTGGCACGCAACGACACACGATGGAgcccttctcagcctcaagggcAGATCACCGCATGGATTCGTCTGAGAATGTCTTTGGGCCGCTGAGCAGCGACGAGGTCAGTCCTGGGGTGGCTGATTCTACACCATCAAACAGAGACGAGACATCGGCGCATTCATACCGGCAGATAGAACGCCTCCTGTTGAAGCATGTTTCCGACGAGATCTCACAGGGACGCGTGCCTTCGGATCGCCAGCTGCAGAGAAAGATGAGTGAGATGATGTACGGACCTGACAATGCATGGGACCAGACTTGGGCCGACAATCCGCAATGGTTGGATATGTTTAGGAGGAAAGCTGGGCTGATCAGTCTTCCGCTGAGTGGTGGCAAGAATGCATTTGTCGGCTTCGACGAGGTTTGA
- a CDS encoding Branched-chain-amino-acid aminotransferase, with amino-acid sequence MSLDPPQFNGASTPKQRLDASKLKFTQSTVLHPVPEPGSPELWAQNVHTDHMVTCRWTAEKGWDVPEIKPFADFSISPLASCIHYATQCFEGMKAYRGFDNRVRLFRPDRNAKRLVMSAKRVSLPEFDDAELVELIKALVRTDAKRWLAEPGSFRYVRPALIGTGRQLGVQIPREAVLFIVMVCWPDFSTETPPGVVARSDLRLLTSRNDTIRAWPGGFGYAKVGANYGPSFASHCEAQESGYDQILWLFGEDGQVTEAGASNFFAIVKDERTSKLQLLTAPLDDKLILDGVTRRSVLELVESRLADELEVKETKFTISDLEKAWKDGRLVEAFVSGTAFFIKDVSTIRVGDRNLDLVQKRDSTGKFGPRIKGWLKDIMFGVEEHKWGVAV; translated from the exons atgtctcttGATCCGCCCCAATTCAACGGTGCATCGACCCCGAAGCAACGGCTCGATGCATCCAAACTAAAGTTCACACAATCGACAGTCCTCCACCCAGTTCCTGAGCCTGGATCTCCCGAGCTGTGGGCACAGAATGTCCACACCGACCACATGGTAACATGCCGCTGGACTGCTGAGAAAGGCTGGGACGTACCCGAGATTAAGCCCTTTGCCGACTTTAGCATTTCCCCCCTCGCTTCCTGCATTCACTATGCGACTCAATGTTTCGAGGGCATGAAGGCCTATCGAGGGTTCGACAACCGTGTCAGACTTTTTCGACCGGATCGAAATGCGAAGCGATTGGTCATGAGCGCGAAAAGGGTATCACTGCCTGAGTTTGATGACGCAGAGTTGGTGGAATTGATCAAGGCACTGGTCCGCACCGATGCGAAGA GATGGCTTGCAGAGCCCGGAAGCTTCCGCTACGTCCGACCAGCACTGATCGGAACCGGGCGTCAGTTGGGTGTTCAGATCCCCAGAGAAGCAGTACTATTCATTGTCATGGTCTGCTGGCCCGACTTTTCCACCGAAACTCCACCTGGTGTTGTGGCGAGATCAgacctccgcctcctcacGTCGAGAAATGACACCATTAGAGCCTGGCCTGGTGGCTTCGGCTACGCCAAAGTCGGTGCCAACTACGGCCCCAGCTTTGCGTCGCACTGCGAGGCACAGGAATCCGGTTACGACCAAATCCTGTGGCTCTTTGGAGAGGATGGTCAAGTTACAGAAGCAGGCGCGAGCAACTTCTTCGCGATCGTCAAGGATGAACGTACATCGAAGCTACAGCTTCTCACGGCGCCGTTGGATGACAAACTCATTCTTGACGGCGTCACTAGGCGATCAGTCCTGGAACTGGTTGAATCCAGACTGGCGGACGAACTGGAAGTGAAGGAGACAAAGTTCACCATCTCGGACCTTGAAAAGGCGTGGAAAGACGGCCGTCTCGTAGAGGCGTTCGTATCTGGCACAGCT TTCTTTATCAAGGATGTGTCGACCATTCGCGTGGGTGACCGTAATCTCGACTTGGTACAGAAGCGGGATAGCACTGGCAAATTTGGACCGCGAATCAAGGGCTGGTTGAAGGATATCATGTTTGGGGTTGAAGAGCACAAATGGGGCGTGGCTGTTTAA
- a CDS encoding PKS-ER domain-containing protein produces MEVLKTDIYARSGVWDLDKTQMIPFLLLQPSHLGTSAFTMKSTAIIQQGKSLVLGEAELPPLKEHQVYVKVEYAAFNPTDRLALDVNAFGDGAVLGCDFAGTVVEAHPSVTKIQNGDRIAGYIWGGEIKGLGAYSDYTIADERLSFKIPGSISAPQASSVPLAANTAWLALFSEDCLALSRDSLVKKTPLLVWGGSSAVGIFAIQMAKLHGIEVVTTCSPKKFELAKNAGATHVFDYNDPEVASKIKAAVPDLQHVFDTIGNTTSSTTAAQAIGKPGGVLCTVRPGKVNTENVPSTVKVTDVFVFTAFPTEHNYRGKAHWPVKMADHKLSSELHGQLETLLGNGPLKPIPIRILGQLSPSTVEEAMKANREGRVSREKLVFEGLSKQN; encoded by the exons ATGGAGGTCCTCAAGACCGATATCTACGCCCGGAGCGGTGTTTGGGACCTCGATAAAACGCAAATGATTCCA tttctcctccttcaacccTCGCATCTGGGAACGTCAGCATTCACCATGAAGTCCACCGCCATCATCCAGCAGGGCAAGTCCCTCGTTCTTGGGGAAGCAGAATTGCCGCCTTTGAAAGAACATCAAGTCTACGTCAAGGTTGAATATGCCGCATTCAACCCCACCGATC GACTTGCGCTCGATGTTAATGCCTTTGGGGATGGGGCTGTTCTGGGCTGTGACTTTGCCGGCACGGTAGTCGAAGCCCACCCGAGCGTGACCAAGATTCAGAATGGCGATCGGATTGCAGGCTACATTTGGGGTG GCGAGATCAAGGGACTAGGCGCCTATTC TGATTACACCATCGCGGACGAGCGGCTATCCTTCAAGATCCCGGGCAGCATCAGTGCTCCTCAAGCGTCTTCAGTCCCCTTGGCAGCCAACACGGCATGGCTTGCTCTGTTCTCCGAGGATTGCCTTGCACTCAGTCGGGACagcttggtcaagaagacgCCTCTGCTAGTTTGGGGTGGAAGTT CTGCTGTGGGAATATTCGCTATCCAGATGGCCAAACTTCATGGTATTGAAGTTGTCACAACATGCAGCCCCAAGAAGTTTGAACTGGCCAAGAATGCTGGAGCAACCCACGTTTTCGACTACAACGACCCGGAAGTTGCCTCAAAGATCAAGGCCGCAGTGCCGGATCTCCAACACGTCTTCGACACCATCGGAAACACCACCTCGTCTACAACTGCTGCTCAAGCCATTGGCAAGCCTGGAGGTGTGCTGTGCACGGTCCGACCTGGCAAGGTGAACACAGAAAATGTTCCCTCCACCGTCAAAGTCACAGATGTTTTTGTCTTCACGGCATTCCCAACAGAACACAACTATCGTGGAAAAGCTCATTGGCCT GTCAAAATGGCAGACCACAAACTCAGTTCCGAACTGCATGGCCAGTTGGAAACCTTGCTTGGGAACGGCCCCTTGAAGCCGATTCCGATACGCATCCTTGGGCAGTTGAGTCCTTCTACTGTCGAAGAAGCGATGAAGGCGAATCGAGAAGGCCGCGTTTCACGCGAGAAGCTAGTATTCGAAGGCTTGTCCAAGCAGAACTAG
- a CDS encoding Catalase domain-containing protein, with product MLMSKVLPRVQDEVRLKGAHAKGVFVTGSFTPTEAAKELSTAPHFRHPTFVIARLSLFTGIPDLPSTDERANPHGLAVRFVLDPASRLGTDIICHASKLFPGSDGEEVLAFFRSLRDGTVTEYASSHPAAAAFAQEHRPIPKSFAHNTFHSINAFKMINSEGKTAFIRYRWVPLAGDQSLTQDELKTKSPNFLFEELPQILSEGPIGFTLVAQVAEQGDVTDDCTKIWPEDRALIELGTLKITRVMEANEAETCEKTVAFSPIPGVEGIEASADPILAARSAVYSRSSKSRHESER from the exons ATGCTTATGTCCAAAGTTCTGCCCAGAGTTCAGGATGAGGTGAGATTGAAGGGAG CGCATGCCAAAGGTGTGTTCGTCACTGGATCCTTCACTCCCACCGAGGCAGCCAAAGAACTCTCCACGGCGCCGCATTTTCGACATCCAACTTTCGTCATAGCCCGGCTCTCTCTGTTCACCGGCATCCCCGACCTACCAAGTACCGACGAGAGAGCAAACCCACACGGTCTTGCCGTCCGCTTCGTCCTCGACCCAGCCTCACGACTCGGTACCGACATTATATGCCATgcctccaagctcttccCTGGTTCAGATGGGGAGGAAGTGCTGGCCTTTTTCAGGAGCCTCAGGGATGGCACCGTGACTGAGTATGCGAGCTCTCAcccagctgctgctgcttttgCTCAAGAACATCGACCGATCCCAAAGAGCTTTGCCCACAACACATTCCACTCCATCAATGCCTTCAAGATGATCAATTCTGAGGGAAAGACGGCCTTCATTCGGTATCGCTGGGTGCCTTTGGCAGGTGATCAGAGCCTCACGCAGGATGAGCTCAAGACCAAGTCGCCGAATTTTCTGTTTGAGGAGTTGCCACAGATCCTGTCTGAAGGTCCAATTGGTTTCACACTAGTTGCCCAGGTCGCTGAGCAGGGTGATGTTACCGACGATTGCACGAAGATCTGGCCTGAAGATCGTGCTTTGATCGAACTGGGAACTCTGAAGATTACCAGGGTGATGGAGGCGAATGAAGCTGAGACTTGTGAAAAGACAGTTGCATTCAGTCCCATTCCGGGCGTGGAGGGCATTGAGGCGTCGGCAGATCCAATTCTCGCTGCTCGTTCCGCAGTTTATTCGAGAAGCTCAAAGTCACGCCATGAGTCAGAGCGTTAG
- a CDS encoding Methyltransf-25 domain-containing protein, whose amino-acid sequence MAVQSLRFARLNASRIARAPVTSIISRSNFHTSTRSMMPQTQPKAQDWSASRYLKFAKQRTRPSRDLLAQVPLKSPSHILDVGCGPGNSTQVLADRYRGAVVEGIDSSPGMINEARKALPQIQFSVADLKTYTSEKPLDLVFSNAVFQWLKADERVPTMKRMIQWLRPGGVLAIQVPDNYLEPSHIAMRAVANEGPWASILGPLRPALDQFATPQQFYDELSPLCSSVDIWHTLYQHPLDNHQSLVEWVKGTGLRPFLNPLGPEDREVFAESYLAKLKEVYPVSVDGKVLLRYPRLFMIAVRE is encoded by the coding sequence ATGGCGGTCCAATCACTGCGTTTTGCTCGGCTTAATGCATCTCGAATTGCCCGTGCTCCAGTGACATCAATTATCAGCCGGTCCAACTTTCACACCTCAACACGCTCCATGATGCCACAGACCCAGCCCAAGGCCCAGGACTGGTCTGCATCCCGGTACCTCAAGTTCGCCAAGCAGCGTACTCGACCCTCCCGCGATCTCCTTGCACAAGTACCCCTCAAGTCTCCCAGCCATATCCTTGATGTGGGCTGCGGGCCAGGCAACTCGACCCAGGTTCTAGCAGACCGATACCGGGGCGCCGTGGTCGAAGGAATCGACTCTTCTCCCGGCATGATTAACGAAGCGCGCAAAGCCCTGCCTCAGATCCAGTTCTCGGTCGCCGATCTGAAGACGTACACGTCGGAAAAACCGCTCGACCTAGTTTTTTCCAATGCCGTCTTCCAGTGGCTCAAAGCCGACGAACGAGTTCCCACAATGAAGAGAATGATACAATGGCTTCGCCCAGGAGGAGTGTTGGCGATCCAGGTTCCAGACAACTACCTCGAACCATCCCATATCGCAATGCGCGCTGTCGCGAATGAGGGTCCCTGGGCTAGCATCTTGGGACCGCTCCGTCCAGCCCTTGACCAATTCGCTACACCGCAACAGTTCTACGATGAACTAAGCCCACTATGTTCATCTGTTGATATCTGGCATACTCTCTATCAGCATCCCCTGGACAATCATCAGAGTCTCGTGGAGTGGGTGAAAGGAACCGGATTACGACCCTTTCTTAATCCCCTGGGCCCGGAAGATAGGGAGGTCTTTGCAGAGAGTTATCTTGCCAAGTTGAAGGAGGTCTATCCGGTTTCTGTTGATGGAAAAGTTCTTTTGAGATACCCACGGCTTTTCATGATTGCAGTGAGGGAATAA
- a CDS encoding Zn(2)-C6 fungal-type domain-containing protein, with translation MSSAQPIKITSACLHCRSKKLKCDTNLLTCANCEKAGTVCVAVDPKSGRHYERRYLSELQEKVASLRRRLREQSQQEAPVEHPNLVVLDRNSRLPDDFSDESVKSSPNTSDGSLFSLGNLVALALATHFPSNSRFNVDTRQEPPPESAPVQKLDLPPLSVTCRLADLYFDLGFHKVSPFMRRKEVYQQIERLYDNRAVGTSRIQQRNDMFQLFMILAVATSLVRQTQPSVSPFAYYSSAIQYVDILSEPPCDAQIQNTMLLLVFSHLNDISIGSKWKLARQAMRICIQLGYHKKPVQALDPVTEQVQRRLFWCCYVQERFSACNLGRPIIISDSEITAQVRRRILWLPCLLTELWYMQMPEEICLDEIRHLPTSKSGVRSEVSVLIRQAALRRISAKVRSTLYNPNQTTTNQEAATKEALATGLAQELEEWRSLYEEKSTDASSSCLFDTVEYLNINLYRERLFIYTSLAFPSGQNRMQFIPDIRHLGYCLDAAVHIVHEYQTLLDRKIDLPIWTHVQDVLRSGFTLLYCGIYIPLFLLQPGQGELTEMGPESAIIIQGMDNCKRMLQNLSRKWLAVTPHLLAFDRLSDEVKRLSRVPKPPVPSAARNEIPVTNSYLHSDIVPLDGQLTFWNVPLDVSSWDAMLDGDIDMQAVFGNDFDAFNENDRGRADNWE, from the exons ATGTCCTCAGCACAGCCTATCAAGATCACTAGTGCCTGCCTACACTGCAGGTCCAAGAAGCTAAAA TGTGATACAAATCTCTTGACGTGTGCGAATTGTGAAAAGGCTGGAACAGTCTGTGTCGCAGTAGATCCGAAGTCTGGACGGCATTATGAACGAAG ATACCTGAGTGAACTTCAAGAGAAAGTCGCCTCTCTTCGTCGGCGTCTTCGTGAGCAGAGCCAGCAAGAAGCTCCCGTCGAGCATCCAAACTTGGTGGTTCTCGACAGAAACAGTAGGCTTCCTGACGACTTTTCTGACGAATCCGTCAAGTCCAGCCCGAATACTAGTGATGGGAGTCTCTTCAG CCTTGGAAACCTGGTTGCACTAGCACTAGCGACGCATTTCCCAAGTAACTCCAGATTCAATGTTGACACCCGCCAAGAGCCACCTCCAGAGTCGGCTCCAGTACAAAAATTGGACTTGCCGCCTCTGTCTGTTACTTGTAGACTTGCAGACCTCTA CTTCGATTTGGGATTCCATAAGGTCTCTCCGTTCATGCGACGAAAAGAGGTTTACCAGCAGATTGAAAGGCTCTATGATAATCGTGCAGTAGGCACATCACGAATTCAGCAGCGCAACGACATGTTTCAACTCTTCATGATACTTGCCGTGGCAACATCTCTCGTCCGACAAACTCAGCCGTCGGTCTCCCCGTTCGCCTATTATTCGTCCGCGATCCAATATGTCGATATTCTGTCAGAACCCCCCTGTGACGCTCAGATTCAAAACACCATGCTTTTATTAGTGTTTAGTCATTTAAATGACATTAGCA TTGGAAGCAAGTGGAAGCTGGCACGTCAGGCAATGCGCATCTGCATTCAACTTGGTTACCACAAGAAGCCAGTTCAAGCTTTGGATCCTGTCACTGAGCAGGTGCAGAGACGACTGTTCTGGTGTTGTTACGTGCAAGAGAGGTTCTCGGCATGCAATCTGGGGCGGCCTATCATTATATCCGATTCTGAGATTACGGCCCAGGTGCGTAGACGTATCTTGTGGCTCCCTTGCCTCCTTACTGAACTGTGGTACATGCAGATGCCGGAAGAAATCTGCCTCGACGAAATCAGACATCTGCCCACATCCAAATCCGGTGTCCGCAGCGAGGTCTCCGTATTGATTCGACAAGCAGCGTTGAGAAGGATATCAGCCAAAGTCCGATCGACACTATACAACCCAAATCAAACCACCACGAACCAAGAAGCAGCGACTAAGGAAGCTTTGGCTACTGGTCTCGCTCAAGAGCTGGAGGAATGGCGAAGCCTGTATGAAGAGAAAAGTACCGATGCATCGTCAAGCTGCCTCTTTGACACAGTCGAATACTTGAACATCAACTTATACCGGGAGCGGCTGTTCATTTACACGTCTCTTGCTTTTCCTTCCGGGCAAAACAGGATGCAATTTATTCCTGATATTCGCCATCTCGGGTATTGTCTCGATGCGGCAGTCCATATTGTTCATGAATACCAGACTTTGCTTGACAGAAAGATCGATCTACCAATCTG GACACATGTGCAGGACGTCCTTCGCTCGGGATTCACTCTACTTTACTGCGGCATCTATATCCCTCTCTTTCTATTACAACCTGGTCAAGGCGAATTAACCGAAATGGGCCCCGAATCGGCCATCATCATTCAAGGCATGGACAACTGCAAAAGAATGCTGCAGAATCTGTCAAGAAAATGGCTGGCAGTAACCCCTCACCTACTCGCTTTTGACCGTCTGTCAGACGAGGTAAAACGGCTAAGCCGCGTGCCTAAGCCACCAGTCCCGTCTGCTGCCCGGAACGAAATTCCGGTGACAAACTCGTATTTGCACTCGGATATTGTGCCATTAGATGGTCAACTTACGTTCTGGAACGTTCCTCTAGATGTCTCCTCCTGGGATGCCATGCTTGATGGCGACATAGATATGCAGGCCGTCTTTGGCAATGACTTTGATGCGTTCAATGAGAATGACCGTGGGCGTGCTGACAACTGGGAGTGA